From Mytilus galloprovincialis chromosome 9, xbMytGall1.hap1.1, whole genome shotgun sequence, the proteins below share one genomic window:
- the LOC143046523 gene encoding uncharacterized protein LOC143046523, translating to MKCSKDDGMVFRKLEGDTVETIRHRLNRSMLYIRPNTPIVLLDEEEDSESELERSPFDQEIPPPHRSRQYPPENIDTQADNQQESDNSGATVQTEEIPPPRRRRRQRENIEIQSENQQESSNSGTTVQTEVRYIFWEMLVCYL from the exons ATGAAGTGTTCCAAGGACGATGGGATGGTCTTTAGAAAGTTGGAAGGTGACACTGTCGAGACCATTCGACACAGGCTAAACAGATCGATGCTTTACATCAGACCAAACACACCTATAGTACTG TTAGACGAAGAAGAAGACAGTGAATCTGAGTTAGAAAGATCTCCTTTTGATCAG GAAATTCCACCACCTCATAGGAGTAGACAGTACCCGCCAGAAAATATAGACACCCAAGCTGAT AATCAACAGGAATCAGACAATTCGGGTGCTACAGTTCAAACAGAG GAAATACCACCACCTCGTAGAAGACGGCGCCAGAGGGAAAACATTGAAATTCAATCTGAG AATCAACAAGAATCATCCAATTCAGGGACCACAGTTCAAACAGAGGTAAGATACATATTTTGGGAAATGCTTGTCTGTTACTTATAA